A DNA window from Doryrhamphus excisus isolate RoL2022-K1 chromosome 2, RoL_Dexc_1.0, whole genome shotgun sequence contains the following coding sequences:
- the limch1b gene encoding LIM and calponin homology domains-containing protein 1 isoform X3, translating to MASPVAEIGQSHQHHPATASAFQEAQKWIEAVTGRCFGDKNFRGGLENGILLCELLSSIKPGSVKKINRLPTPIAGLDNLSVFLRGCEELGLKGSQLFDPGDLQDTSIRPTAKGGDCSRKLKNVLITIYWLGRAANGCTSYNGPTLDLREFEGLLSQMRKEAEVAESPQRSIRDSGYIDCWDSERSDSLSPPRHGREDSFDSLDSFGSRSQQTPSPDVLVARGSSDGRGSDSESDGPPHRKTPDIHKDDMLARRTSVSELRTAMPFNQYLPNKCNQSGYVPLPLRKKKSDMEEGDRKSWSTATSPVGGERPLRSVSMIDMRAEEDAVLQPHSQARHELMHNQYNRMKEEDSHWQDDLARWKSRRRSISQDLIKKEEERKLMEQLMSGDTCISHRRRSIKTYREIVEDKERREEELRAAYRRARTPEEASFILQRYAQRFSISEAVLERLQLPKLLDRSISADPSIACLPISLSPSPTTPSDTDPNGPMKYLRQQSAPAPRFMSMLEARVDEFPRDTPHRPQIRARSSEPPSNRALPPKPVPLLSPKPYFQSWPSTPEPWSSKPDGLLRVNGNTEGDPDAPITPESPGRESSPVFLPSSLKTDKPKTCDAPSPAHGSSSASTGSPASTHACAKSSSDADVSLRDVQYDKVTRHSRPPSRPTSLPAELQKPEGSFGKSGSQSAAAPVEEKWEEERHQTPAEAKQEVVPSCQSISIGDQSGFGTQSTTSQTSMHSHLERSHLKKEEVASLSAASTTAGFTNTLQSPLTSSNPNLRWEFFAEKGEKDLSSNEKYQREQAKLKEEWEKAQREVAEEERRYHEEERRILEETVAPLTPSPGRTELSPDSEEPQDTIVRSLADWERKQERLHSKGSAESGEWRRRENDRTSDISTADDSFKTGRSSESHSSCLQNGQKVPQIPKSSAVDTNRPAGERRSVPTGNNVGHGSSKSPAACPPPGDTMPPSNRSVSGKKLCSSCSQPLGKGAAMIIETLSLYFHIDCFKCGVCKGQLGDTSTGTDVRIRNGLLNCHHCYIRSRSAGQPTTL from the exons GACAACCTTAGTGTGTTTCTGCGTGGATGTGAGGAGTTGGGACTGAAGGGTTCCCAGCTATTCGACCCCGGAGACCTCCAGGATACCTCCATACGGCCCACTGCCAA GGGGGGCGACTGCAGCCGAAAGCTCAAGAAT GTTCTAATCACCATTTACTGGCTGGGTCGGGCTGCCAACGGCTGCACCTCCTACAACGGGCCCACGTTGGACCTGAGGGAGTTTGAAGGCCTGCTGTCACAGATGCGAAAG GAGGCGGAGGTGGCAGAGAGCCCCCAACGCAGCATCCGGGACAGCGGCTACATCGACTGCTGGGACTCCGAACGCAGCGACTCTCTTTCCCCGCCACGCCACGGCCGCGAGGACTCCTTTGACAGCCTGGACTCCTTCGGCTCACGCTCGCAACAAACCCCGTCGCCGGACGTCCTGGTGGCCCGCGGCAGCAGCGATG GCCGCGGCAGCGACTCCGAGTCGGACGGCCCACCCCACAGGAAGACCCCCGACATCCACAAGGATGACATGCTGGCCCGGCGGACCTCCGTGAGCGAGCTGCGGACCGCCATGCCCTTCAACCAGTACCTGCCCAACAAGTGCAACCAGAGCGGGTATGTGCCGCTGCCTCTGCGGAAGAAGAAGAGCGACATGGAGGAGGGCGATCGCAAGAGCTGGAGTACGGCCACCTCGCCAGTAGGAGGAGAAAGGCCTCTGCG GAGTGTGAGTATGATTGACATGCGTGCCGAGGAGGACGCCGTCCTGCAGCCGCACAGTCAAGCGCGCCACGAGCTGATGCATAATCAGTACAACAGGATGAAGGAAGAGGACAGTCACTGGCAAGAC GACCTGGCCCGCTGGAAAAGTCGGAGGCGGAGCATCTCCCAGGACCTgatcaaaaaggaggaggagaggaagctgATGGAGCAGCTCATGTCCGGAGACACCTGCATCTCCCACAGGAGGAGAAGCATCAAGACCTACAGAGAGATTGTAGAAGACAA GGAACGTCGTGAGGAGGAGCTGCGGGCAGCTTACAGGAGAGCCAGAACCCCGGAGGAGGCGTCCTTCATCCTCCAGCGCTACGCCCAGCGCTTCTCCATCAGCGAGGCCGTGCTGGAGCGCCTTCAACTGCCCAAGCTCCTGGACCGCAGCATCTCGGCTGACCCGTCCATCGCTTGCTTACCCATCTCCCTCTCGCCGTCACCGACCACCCCCTCGGACACGGACCCCAACGGCCCTATGAAGTATCTGAGGCAGCAGTCCGCCCCGGCCCCTAGGTTCATGTCTATGCTGGAGGCACGGGTCGACGAGTTCCCCAGAGACACGCCCCACCGGCCGCAGATCCGCGCACGCTCATCTGAGCCACCGTCCAATCGGGCGCTGCCGCCCAAGCCAGTGCCTTTGCTGAGCCCCAAGCCTTACTTCCAGTCCTGGCCCTCCACGCCGGAACCCTGGTCCAGCAAG CCTGATGGTTTGCTCCGGGTCAACGGCAACACGGAAGGGGATCCCGATGCTCCCATCACGCCCGAGAGCCCGGGAAGGGAATCCTCTCCGGTCTTCCTACCGTCCTCCCTGAAAACAGACAAGCCCAAGACCTGCGATGCTCCCTCGCCCGCCCACGGCAGCAGCAGCGCCTCCACTGGGAGCCCAGCGTCCACACATGCCTGTGCCAAGTCGTCGTCCGACGCTGACGTCTCTCTTCGGGACGTCCAGTATGACAAGGTCACTCGGCACTCGAGGCCGCCGAGCCGACCCACTTCACTGCCAGCG GAATTGCAGAAGCCAGAGGGAAGCTTTGGGAAAAGTGGAAGCCAGTCAGCAGCTGCCCCAGTGGAGGAAAAGTGGGAGGAAGAACGCCATCAAACACCTGCAG aggccaaacaggaagtggtgccATCGTGTCAAAGCATCTCTATCGGGGACCAATCGGGTTTTGGCACGCAGTCAACAACCTCACAG ACGAGCATGCACAGTCACCTGGAGAGGAGCCACCTGAAGAAAGAGGAAGTAGCATCTTTATCTGCTGCGAGTACAACAGCAG GCTTTACAAACACTCTCCAGTCTCCTTTGACAAGCAGCAACCCAAATTTACGCTGGGAGTTCTTTGCAG AAAAGGGGGAGAAGGACCTCAGCAGCAAC GAGAAGTACCAGCGGGAGCAGGCGAAGCTGAAGGAGGAGTGGGAGAAAGCTCAAAGGGAGGTGGCGGAGGAGGAAAGGAGGTACCACGAGGAG GAGCGTCGGATACTGGAAGAAACGGTCGCTCCTCTGACTCCGTCGCCCGGCCGCACCGAGCTCTCGCCAGACTCCGAGGAACCCCAGGACACCATCGTGCGTTCCCTGGCAGACTGGGAACGCAAGCAGGAGCGACTGCATTCG AAGGGAAGCGCAGAGAGCGGCGAGTGGCGGCGACGGGAGAACGACAGGACGAGTGACATCAGCACCGCCGATGACAGTTTCAAGACGGGCAGAAG CTCAGAGAGTCACAGCAGCTGTCTACAAAATGGTCAGAAAGTTCCCCAAATACCCAAAAGCTCGGCGGTAGACACCAACAGGCCTGCAGGAGAACGCAG GAGTGTCCCCACTGGTAATAACGTGGGTCACGGCTCATCAAAGTCCCCGGCCGCATGTCCCCCGCCTGGCGACACCATGCCTCCATCCAACAG GTCCGTCAGCGGGAAGAAGCTGTGCTCCAGCTGTAGTCAGCCTTTAGGGAAGGGGGCGGCCATGATCATCGAGACGCTTAGCCTCTACTTCCACATTGACTGCTTTAAG TGTGGTGTGTGTAAGGGACAATTAGGAGACACGTCCACGGGCACGGACGTCCGGATCAGAAACGGCCTCCTCAACTGCCACCATTGCTACATCCGCTCCCGCT CGGCTGGACAGCCCACCACCTTGTGA
- the limch1b gene encoding LIM and calponin homology domains-containing protein 1 isoform X2 translates to MASPVAEIGQSHQHHPATASAFQEAQKWIEAVTGRCFGDKNFRGGLENGILLCELLSSIKPGSVKKINRLPTPIAGLDNLSVFLRGCEELGLKGSQLFDPGDLQDTSIRPTAKGGDCSRKLKNVLITIYWLGRAANGCTSYNGPTLDLREFEGLLSQMRKEAEVAESPQRSIRDSGYIDCWDSERSDSLSPPRHGREDSFDSLDSFGSRSQQTPSPDVLVARGSSDGRGSDSESDGPPHRKTPDIHKDDMLARRTSVSELRTAMPFNQYLPNKCNQSGYVPLPLRKKKSDMEEGDRKSWSTATSPVGGERPLRSVSMIDMRAEEDAVLQPHSQARHELMHNQYNRMKEEDSHWQDDLARWKSRRRSISQDLIKKEEERKLMEQLMSGDTCISHRRRSIKTYREIVEDKERREEELRAAYRRARTPEEASFILQRYAQRFSISEAVLERLQLPKLLDRSISADPSIACLPISLSPSPTTPSDTDPNGPMKYLRQQSAPAPRFMSMLEARVDEFPRDTPHRPQIRARSSEPPSNRALPPKPVPLLSPKPYFQSWPSTPEPWSSKPDGLLRVNGNTEGDPDAPITPESPGRESSPVFLPSSLKTDKPKTCDAPSPAHGSSSASTGSPASTHACAKSSSDADVSLRDVQYDKVTRHSRPPSRPTSLPAELQKPEGSFGKSGSQSAAAPVEEKWEEERHQTPAEAKQEVVPSCQSISIGDQSGFGTQSTTSQTSMHSHLERSHLKKEEVASLSAASTTAGFTNTLQSPLTSSNPNLRWEFFAEKGEKDLSSNVSIPVSPQARRADRWSWDPDEERKRQERWQQEQERMLQEKYQREQAKLKEEWEKAQREVAEEERRYHEEERRILEETVAPLTPSPGRTELSPDSEEPQDTIVRSLADWERKQERLHSKGSAESGEWRRRENDRTSDISTADDSFKTGRSSESHSSCLQNGQKVPQIPKSSAVDTNRPAGERRSVSGKKLCSSCSQPLGKGAAMIIETLSLYFHIDCFKCGVCKGQLGDTSTGTDVRIRNGLLNCHHCYIRSRSAGQPTTL, encoded by the exons GACAACCTTAGTGTGTTTCTGCGTGGATGTGAGGAGTTGGGACTGAAGGGTTCCCAGCTATTCGACCCCGGAGACCTCCAGGATACCTCCATACGGCCCACTGCCAA GGGGGGCGACTGCAGCCGAAAGCTCAAGAAT GTTCTAATCACCATTTACTGGCTGGGTCGGGCTGCCAACGGCTGCACCTCCTACAACGGGCCCACGTTGGACCTGAGGGAGTTTGAAGGCCTGCTGTCACAGATGCGAAAG GAGGCGGAGGTGGCAGAGAGCCCCCAACGCAGCATCCGGGACAGCGGCTACATCGACTGCTGGGACTCCGAACGCAGCGACTCTCTTTCCCCGCCACGCCACGGCCGCGAGGACTCCTTTGACAGCCTGGACTCCTTCGGCTCACGCTCGCAACAAACCCCGTCGCCGGACGTCCTGGTGGCCCGCGGCAGCAGCGATG GCCGCGGCAGCGACTCCGAGTCGGACGGCCCACCCCACAGGAAGACCCCCGACATCCACAAGGATGACATGCTGGCCCGGCGGACCTCCGTGAGCGAGCTGCGGACCGCCATGCCCTTCAACCAGTACCTGCCCAACAAGTGCAACCAGAGCGGGTATGTGCCGCTGCCTCTGCGGAAGAAGAAGAGCGACATGGAGGAGGGCGATCGCAAGAGCTGGAGTACGGCCACCTCGCCAGTAGGAGGAGAAAGGCCTCTGCG GAGTGTGAGTATGATTGACATGCGTGCCGAGGAGGACGCCGTCCTGCAGCCGCACAGTCAAGCGCGCCACGAGCTGATGCATAATCAGTACAACAGGATGAAGGAAGAGGACAGTCACTGGCAAGAC GACCTGGCCCGCTGGAAAAGTCGGAGGCGGAGCATCTCCCAGGACCTgatcaaaaaggaggaggagaggaagctgATGGAGCAGCTCATGTCCGGAGACACCTGCATCTCCCACAGGAGGAGAAGCATCAAGACCTACAGAGAGATTGTAGAAGACAA GGAACGTCGTGAGGAGGAGCTGCGGGCAGCTTACAGGAGAGCCAGAACCCCGGAGGAGGCGTCCTTCATCCTCCAGCGCTACGCCCAGCGCTTCTCCATCAGCGAGGCCGTGCTGGAGCGCCTTCAACTGCCCAAGCTCCTGGACCGCAGCATCTCGGCTGACCCGTCCATCGCTTGCTTACCCATCTCCCTCTCGCCGTCACCGACCACCCCCTCGGACACGGACCCCAACGGCCCTATGAAGTATCTGAGGCAGCAGTCCGCCCCGGCCCCTAGGTTCATGTCTATGCTGGAGGCACGGGTCGACGAGTTCCCCAGAGACACGCCCCACCGGCCGCAGATCCGCGCACGCTCATCTGAGCCACCGTCCAATCGGGCGCTGCCGCCCAAGCCAGTGCCTTTGCTGAGCCCCAAGCCTTACTTCCAGTCCTGGCCCTCCACGCCGGAACCCTGGTCCAGCAAG CCTGATGGTTTGCTCCGGGTCAACGGCAACACGGAAGGGGATCCCGATGCTCCCATCACGCCCGAGAGCCCGGGAAGGGAATCCTCTCCGGTCTTCCTACCGTCCTCCCTGAAAACAGACAAGCCCAAGACCTGCGATGCTCCCTCGCCCGCCCACGGCAGCAGCAGCGCCTCCACTGGGAGCCCAGCGTCCACACATGCCTGTGCCAAGTCGTCGTCCGACGCTGACGTCTCTCTTCGGGACGTCCAGTATGACAAGGTCACTCGGCACTCGAGGCCGCCGAGCCGACCCACTTCACTGCCAGCG GAATTGCAGAAGCCAGAGGGAAGCTTTGGGAAAAGTGGAAGCCAGTCAGCAGCTGCCCCAGTGGAGGAAAAGTGGGAGGAAGAACGCCATCAAACACCTGCAG aggccaaacaggaagtggtgccATCGTGTCAAAGCATCTCTATCGGGGACCAATCGGGTTTTGGCACGCAGTCAACAACCTCACAG ACGAGCATGCACAGTCACCTGGAGAGGAGCCACCTGAAGAAAGAGGAAGTAGCATCTTTATCTGCTGCGAGTACAACAGCAG GCTTTACAAACACTCTCCAGTCTCCTTTGACAAGCAGCAACCCAAATTTACGCTGGGAGTTCTTTGCAG AAAAGGGGGAGAAGGACCTCAGCAGCAAC GTGTCAATCCCGGTGTCACCTCAGGCCCGGCGGGCTGACCGCTGGTCCTGGGACCCGGACGAGGAGCGTAAGCGTCAGGAAAGGTGGCAGCAAGAGCAGGAGCGTATGCTGCAG GAGAAGTACCAGCGGGAGCAGGCGAAGCTGAAGGAGGAGTGGGAGAAAGCTCAAAGGGAGGTGGCGGAGGAGGAAAGGAGGTACCACGAGGAG GAGCGTCGGATACTGGAAGAAACGGTCGCTCCTCTGACTCCGTCGCCCGGCCGCACCGAGCTCTCGCCAGACTCCGAGGAACCCCAGGACACCATCGTGCGTTCCCTGGCAGACTGGGAACGCAAGCAGGAGCGACTGCATTCG AAGGGAAGCGCAGAGAGCGGCGAGTGGCGGCGACGGGAGAACGACAGGACGAGTGACATCAGCACCGCCGATGACAGTTTCAAGACGGGCAGAAG CTCAGAGAGTCACAGCAGCTGTCTACAAAATGGTCAGAAAGTTCCCCAAATACCCAAAAGCTCGGCGGTAGACACCAACAGGCCTGCAGGAGAACGCAG GTCCGTCAGCGGGAAGAAGCTGTGCTCCAGCTGTAGTCAGCCTTTAGGGAAGGGGGCGGCCATGATCATCGAGACGCTTAGCCTCTACTTCCACATTGACTGCTTTAAG TGTGGTGTGTGTAAGGGACAATTAGGAGACACGTCCACGGGCACGGACGTCCGGATCAGAAACGGCCTCCTCAACTGCCACCATTGCTACATCCGCTCCCGCT CGGCTGGACAGCCCACCACCTTGTGA
- the limch1b gene encoding LIM and calponin homology domains-containing protein 1 isoform X1 has translation MASPVAEIGQSHQHHPATASAFQEAQKWIEAVTGRCFGDKNFRGGLENGILLCELLSSIKPGSVKKINRLPTPIAGLDNLSVFLRGCEELGLKGSQLFDPGDLQDTSIRPTAKGGDCSRKLKNVLITIYWLGRAANGCTSYNGPTLDLREFEGLLSQMRKEAEVAESPQRSIRDSGYIDCWDSERSDSLSPPRHGREDSFDSLDSFGSRSQQTPSPDVLVARGSSDGRGSDSESDGPPHRKTPDIHKDDMLARRTSVSELRTAMPFNQYLPNKCNQSGYVPLPLRKKKSDMEEGDRKSWSTATSPVGGERPLRSVSMIDMRAEEDAVLQPHSQARHELMHNQYNRMKEEDSHWQDDLARWKSRRRSISQDLIKKEEERKLMEQLMSGDTCISHRRRSIKTYREIVEDKERREEELRAAYRRARTPEEASFILQRYAQRFSISEAVLERLQLPKLLDRSISADPSIACLPISLSPSPTTPSDTDPNGPMKYLRQQSAPAPRFMSMLEARVDEFPRDTPHRPQIRARSSEPPSNRALPPKPVPLLSPKPYFQSWPSTPEPWSSKPDGLLRVNGNTEGDPDAPITPESPGRESSPVFLPSSLKTDKPKTCDAPSPAHGSSSASTGSPASTHACAKSSSDADVSLRDVQYDKVTRHSRPPSRPTSLPAELQKPEGSFGKSGSQSAAAPVEEKWEEERHQTPAEAKQEVVPSCQSISIGDQSGFGTQSTTSQTSMHSHLERSHLKKEEVASLSAASTTAGFTNTLQSPLTSSNPNLRWEFFAEKGEKDLSSNVSIPVSPQARRADRWSWDPDEERKRQERWQQEQERMLQEKYQREQAKLKEEWEKAQREVAEEERRYHEEERRILEETVAPLTPSPGRTELSPDSEEPQDTIVRSLADWERKQERLHSKGSAESGEWRRRENDRTSDISTADDSFKTGRSSESHSSCLQNGQKVPQIPKSSAVDTNRPAGERRSVPTGNNVGHGSSKSPAACPPPGDTMPPSNRSVSGKKLCSSCSQPLGKGAAMIIETLSLYFHIDCFKCGVCKGQLGDTSTGTDVRIRNGLLNCHHCYIRSRSAGQPTTL, from the exons GACAACCTTAGTGTGTTTCTGCGTGGATGTGAGGAGTTGGGACTGAAGGGTTCCCAGCTATTCGACCCCGGAGACCTCCAGGATACCTCCATACGGCCCACTGCCAA GGGGGGCGACTGCAGCCGAAAGCTCAAGAAT GTTCTAATCACCATTTACTGGCTGGGTCGGGCTGCCAACGGCTGCACCTCCTACAACGGGCCCACGTTGGACCTGAGGGAGTTTGAAGGCCTGCTGTCACAGATGCGAAAG GAGGCGGAGGTGGCAGAGAGCCCCCAACGCAGCATCCGGGACAGCGGCTACATCGACTGCTGGGACTCCGAACGCAGCGACTCTCTTTCCCCGCCACGCCACGGCCGCGAGGACTCCTTTGACAGCCTGGACTCCTTCGGCTCACGCTCGCAACAAACCCCGTCGCCGGACGTCCTGGTGGCCCGCGGCAGCAGCGATG GCCGCGGCAGCGACTCCGAGTCGGACGGCCCACCCCACAGGAAGACCCCCGACATCCACAAGGATGACATGCTGGCCCGGCGGACCTCCGTGAGCGAGCTGCGGACCGCCATGCCCTTCAACCAGTACCTGCCCAACAAGTGCAACCAGAGCGGGTATGTGCCGCTGCCTCTGCGGAAGAAGAAGAGCGACATGGAGGAGGGCGATCGCAAGAGCTGGAGTACGGCCACCTCGCCAGTAGGAGGAGAAAGGCCTCTGCG GAGTGTGAGTATGATTGACATGCGTGCCGAGGAGGACGCCGTCCTGCAGCCGCACAGTCAAGCGCGCCACGAGCTGATGCATAATCAGTACAACAGGATGAAGGAAGAGGACAGTCACTGGCAAGAC GACCTGGCCCGCTGGAAAAGTCGGAGGCGGAGCATCTCCCAGGACCTgatcaaaaaggaggaggagaggaagctgATGGAGCAGCTCATGTCCGGAGACACCTGCATCTCCCACAGGAGGAGAAGCATCAAGACCTACAGAGAGATTGTAGAAGACAA GGAACGTCGTGAGGAGGAGCTGCGGGCAGCTTACAGGAGAGCCAGAACCCCGGAGGAGGCGTCCTTCATCCTCCAGCGCTACGCCCAGCGCTTCTCCATCAGCGAGGCCGTGCTGGAGCGCCTTCAACTGCCCAAGCTCCTGGACCGCAGCATCTCGGCTGACCCGTCCATCGCTTGCTTACCCATCTCCCTCTCGCCGTCACCGACCACCCCCTCGGACACGGACCCCAACGGCCCTATGAAGTATCTGAGGCAGCAGTCCGCCCCGGCCCCTAGGTTCATGTCTATGCTGGAGGCACGGGTCGACGAGTTCCCCAGAGACACGCCCCACCGGCCGCAGATCCGCGCACGCTCATCTGAGCCACCGTCCAATCGGGCGCTGCCGCCCAAGCCAGTGCCTTTGCTGAGCCCCAAGCCTTACTTCCAGTCCTGGCCCTCCACGCCGGAACCCTGGTCCAGCAAG CCTGATGGTTTGCTCCGGGTCAACGGCAACACGGAAGGGGATCCCGATGCTCCCATCACGCCCGAGAGCCCGGGAAGGGAATCCTCTCCGGTCTTCCTACCGTCCTCCCTGAAAACAGACAAGCCCAAGACCTGCGATGCTCCCTCGCCCGCCCACGGCAGCAGCAGCGCCTCCACTGGGAGCCCAGCGTCCACACATGCCTGTGCCAAGTCGTCGTCCGACGCTGACGTCTCTCTTCGGGACGTCCAGTATGACAAGGTCACTCGGCACTCGAGGCCGCCGAGCCGACCCACTTCACTGCCAGCG GAATTGCAGAAGCCAGAGGGAAGCTTTGGGAAAAGTGGAAGCCAGTCAGCAGCTGCCCCAGTGGAGGAAAAGTGGGAGGAAGAACGCCATCAAACACCTGCAG aggccaaacaggaagtggtgccATCGTGTCAAAGCATCTCTATCGGGGACCAATCGGGTTTTGGCACGCAGTCAACAACCTCACAG ACGAGCATGCACAGTCACCTGGAGAGGAGCCACCTGAAGAAAGAGGAAGTAGCATCTTTATCTGCTGCGAGTACAACAGCAG GCTTTACAAACACTCTCCAGTCTCCTTTGACAAGCAGCAACCCAAATTTACGCTGGGAGTTCTTTGCAG AAAAGGGGGAGAAGGACCTCAGCAGCAAC GTGTCAATCCCGGTGTCACCTCAGGCCCGGCGGGCTGACCGCTGGTCCTGGGACCCGGACGAGGAGCGTAAGCGTCAGGAAAGGTGGCAGCAAGAGCAGGAGCGTATGCTGCAG GAGAAGTACCAGCGGGAGCAGGCGAAGCTGAAGGAGGAGTGGGAGAAAGCTCAAAGGGAGGTGGCGGAGGAGGAAAGGAGGTACCACGAGGAG GAGCGTCGGATACTGGAAGAAACGGTCGCTCCTCTGACTCCGTCGCCCGGCCGCACCGAGCTCTCGCCAGACTCCGAGGAACCCCAGGACACCATCGTGCGTTCCCTGGCAGACTGGGAACGCAAGCAGGAGCGACTGCATTCG AAGGGAAGCGCAGAGAGCGGCGAGTGGCGGCGACGGGAGAACGACAGGACGAGTGACATCAGCACCGCCGATGACAGTTTCAAGACGGGCAGAAG CTCAGAGAGTCACAGCAGCTGTCTACAAAATGGTCAGAAAGTTCCCCAAATACCCAAAAGCTCGGCGGTAGACACCAACAGGCCTGCAGGAGAACGCAG GAGTGTCCCCACTGGTAATAACGTGGGTCACGGCTCATCAAAGTCCCCGGCCGCATGTCCCCCGCCTGGCGACACCATGCCTCCATCCAACAG GTCCGTCAGCGGGAAGAAGCTGTGCTCCAGCTGTAGTCAGCCTTTAGGGAAGGGGGCGGCCATGATCATCGAGACGCTTAGCCTCTACTTCCACATTGACTGCTTTAAG TGTGGTGTGTGTAAGGGACAATTAGGAGACACGTCCACGGGCACGGACGTCCGGATCAGAAACGGCCTCCTCAACTGCCACCATTGCTACATCCGCTCCCGCT CGGCTGGACAGCCCACCACCTTGTGA